Within uncultured Methanoregula sp., the genomic segment CCCGAGGTGGATGTGCTCTACGTCACCCGTATCCAGAAGGAACGGTTCCCCGATTCTGCCTCGTACTTCAATGTCTCCAGCAGTTACCGTATCACCCCCGAGCTCCTCGCCGGTGCCCGCAAGCACCTGATCGTCCTCCACCCCCTGCCAAGAGTGGACGAGATTGATCCCCGGGTGGACGAGTCCCCCCATGCAAAGTACTTCGAACAGTCCAGAAACGGCGTACCCACGCGGATGGCAATGCTCCTCCAGGTGCTGCAATGAAGACAAGCGAGGCTGCAGAGAACGAAGGGCTCCTGGTGCGGAGGATCAAGAACGGCACCGTGATCGACCATATTGACGGCGGGGAGGCCCTCAATGTTGTCAAGATCCTCGGGATCACCGGGGCAACGCAGGAAGCTCTCTCGATTGCAACGAACGTTCCGAGCAGGGACATGGGGAGAAAGGACATCGTCAAGCTCACCAACCGCGAGCTCTCCAAGGAAGAGGTCAACCGCATAGCGCTCATCTCCCCCCATGCAACCATCAATATCATCCGGAATTTCAAGGTCTGGGAGAAGAAAGGAGTCGAGATCCCGACCCTGATAGAGGGGATCGTCCGCTGCCCGAACCCCGGCTGCATCTCCAATACCCATGAACCCATAACAAGCAAGTTCGAAGTGACGCCGAAAGGACTGCACTGCAAATACTGCGACTGGGTTATAACAAAAGACTTAACCAGCCATATCATCTGACCGGTCCCGGTCTCTTTTTACTTTTTTTAAAAAATCAGTGCATCTGATTGAGCAGGTGCCCGTGGATATCGATCTCGCCCCGGAAGATCCGGGTGCTGGAGATCCAGCGCCCGTCATCGGCGAGCACACAGCTGATCTGGTGGATATCCACTTTTTTTGCCCCTTTCTGTTTCCGGAGCTTGTTGATCTCGACAGCAACGGGAAGCGTCTCTTCCGAGACAACGATCGCATCGAAATCCGCATCTATGGCAGGGCCGTACCGGTCACTGAGGGGCTCGATGTGCCAGGTTGCCGGAAACCGGCTGGTCTCTATGAATGCCTCGAGTTCTGCTTTCCTTGTTGAAAACGGGCGGATAGGGTGAACCTTCCGGCTGGCAAAGGCGTCCGTGGTAAGGCCGATGGTAACCTGGCCACCGGCTCCTGCGATCCCGAACGACCGGCCAAGGAGCTGCTTGTGCCCGTCATGGAGCGGATCGAACGTTCCCCCGACCATAACCTTCATACTCTTTGATTCTTAATTTTGTACGTTATTATGCGTATGGATGCGAAGGTCTCCGGCGTGCCGCTTTTCAAAGCGGAAAACGCAACGGTCATCGGTGATGTCACCATCGGCAGTCAGGTGGGAATCTGGTTCGGTGCGGTCATCCGGGCTGACAAGGACAGGATCGTGATCGGGGACCGGTCCAACATCCAGGACAACTGCGTGGTCCATACAAGCAAGGGGTTTCCCACGCTGGTCGGCAATGATGTGTCGGTCGGCCACGGGGCCATCCTCCACGGGTGCACCCTTGGCGACCAGGTCCTTGTCGGCATGGGCGCAATCGTGCTCAACGGCGCACAGGTGGGAAAGGGCTCCCTGATAGGCGCCGGTGCGGTTGTAACCGAGGGCATGGTAGTCCCTGAAGGATCAGTCATTGTCGGTATCCCCGGCAAGATAATCAAGCAGACAACGGATGCCCAGAAAGAGCATATCCTGAACAATGCGGTATCCTACGTGGAACTTGCTGGGGAGTACGTCCGCCATGGGTAATGTCGTAGTCATCGGAGCGGGTATTACCGGCATCCAGGCTGCGCTGGATATTGCCGGCCACGGGATTCACGTTCACTTAATCGAGCGCGAACCCAGCATCGGGGGCCACATGGCGCAGCTCGACAAGACGTTTCCCACCAACGACTGCTCGATGTGCATCCTCTCCCCCAAGATGGTAGATGTGGCACGCCATCCGTACATCACCGTCCACACCTGCACGGAAGTGGAGAGCATCGGGGGGGATGTAGGCCATTTCAAGGTCATCCTGAAGAAACACCCGCGTTACATTGACGAGGTTGCCTGTACTGGCTGCGGCGACTGCATCGAGATCTGCCCGGTCGAGGTATACAACCGCTTCGATGCCGGTATCGGGGTCCGCAAGGCAATCTACAAGCCCCATCCGCAGGTCGTGCCGGATATCGTGATCAAGGACCCGGAGCACTGCATTGAATGCGGCCTCTGCTATGATTCCTGTGGTCCCGGCGCAGTCCTGCGGGATGACAAGGAGAAGACCGTGGAGATCGAAGCTGCCAGTATCCTGATAACGACCGGGTATACAGTCTTTGATGCCGGTCAGAAATCACAGTTCGGCCACCTCATCCTGCCGGACGTGGTGACGAGCCTTGAACTGGAGCGGATGATCAATGCGAGCGGGCCAACGGGCGGGAAAATAAAGCGGCTCAGTGATGGCAGGATACCGGAGTCCATGGTTTTTGTCCAGTGCGTGGGTTCCCGGGACATGACGATTGGCCGGCCCTGGTGTTCCTGCGTCTGCTGCATGCAGGCCTTAAAGAACGCGATGCTCATCAAGGAGAAGAACCCGCAGATGGACATTATCATCTGCTACATGGACATCCGCTCCTATGGCAAGGGATACGAGGAGTACTTCGAACGGGCAAAAGCTCTGGGCATCCGTTTCCTGCGGGGCATGCCATCCGATGTCCTCGCGGACCGGAGCGGTATGATCCTTCAGGTAGAAGACTCGGAGACGGGCGAAGTCCAGGTCCTCCACCCCGATCTCGTAGTCCTCTCGGTCGGTATCGGCCCCTCCGACAAGACTGCCGGGATTGCCAGTAAGCTTGGCATCCCGGTCGAGGAGAGCGGGTTCATCCGCCCAATCAATGATGCGGTGGATACGGTAGGGACGATCCGCCCGGGGATCTATGTTGCCGGGACCGCAACAGCGCCCCGGGATATTCCCGACAGCGTGGCATCGGGGGAGTCTGCGGCCATGCGGGCATATATCGACGCAGTAAGGACGCGATCCGCTTGACGGAAGGGACAAAAACGCTCTGGTGGGATGCTGCCGCGGGTAGTATCCGGTACATTGACCAGACGCTCCTTCCCGGTGAATATACCATTGTCAGCTGCACCAGTGTCGAGCGGCTCGCCACCGCGATCCGGAGGCTTGAGATCCGGGGAGCACCCGCACTGGGTGTTGCCGGGGGATATGGCGTTGCACTTGCGTCGGTAACTTCCCGGGAGAAAGATATCCGGAGCTTCCTGAAGGAAGTCTCAGCTGCGGCAGACCTGCTCCGTTCCACCCGGCCGACCGCAATCAACCTTGCCTGGGGAATCGACCGGGTTCTCGGAAAAATTTCATCGTGTACCGATGTCGGCGCAGCCCGGGAGCTTGCCATACTGGAGGCAGAGACCATTGCCCGCGAGGATACGGACTGCTGCCATGCCATCGGGAAACACGGCGCGGCATTGCTTCCCGATACCTGCACGGTACTCACCCACTGCAATGCCGGGGCCCTTGCCTGTTCGTCGTGGGGAACGGCACTCGGGGTGATCCGGTCGGCAGTCCGGGAAGGCAAGAACGTCAAAGTCATCTCCTGCGAGACCCGCCCGCTCCTTCAGGGAGCACGGCTGACCGCGTGGGAGCTTGCCGAGGACGGGATCGATGTCACGACCATCACCGATTCCATGGCAGCCCACTTCATGCGGGCGGGTGCAATCGATGCCGTGATCGTGGGAGCCGACCGGATCACCGGCGATGCCGTGTTCAACAAGATCGGGACGTACATGCACGCGGTCTGCGCCCGCCACCACGGGATCCCGTTTTACGTAGCGG encodes:
- a CDS encoding gamma carbonic anhydrase family protein; amino-acid sequence: MRMDAKVSGVPLFKAENATVIGDVTIGSQVGIWFGAVIRADKDRIVIGDRSNIQDNCVVHTSKGFPTLVGNDVSVGHGAILHGCTLGDQVLVGMGAIVLNGAQVGKGSLIGAGAVVTEGMVVPEGSVIVGIPGKIIKQTTDAQKEHILNNAVSYVELAGEYVRHG
- the mtnA gene encoding S-methyl-5-thioribose-1-phosphate isomerase, which encodes MTEGTKTLWWDAAAGSIRYIDQTLLPGEYTIVSCTSVERLATAIRRLEIRGAPALGVAGGYGVALASVTSREKDIRSFLKEVSAAADLLRSTRPTAINLAWGIDRVLGKISSCTDVGAARELAILEAETIAREDTDCCHAIGKHGAALLPDTCTVLTHCNAGALACSSWGTALGVIRSAVREGKNVKVISCETRPLLQGARLTAWELAEDGIDVTTITDSMAAHFMRAGAIDAVIVGADRITGDAVFNKIGTYMHAVCARHHGIPFYVAAPLSTFDGEKSERDVVIEERGREEVTTMGNRVFVPDKAHVRNPAFDATPMDLVTAIVTEHGVVRPPLDLRSLLSRPSTI
- a CDS encoding phosphopantetheine adenylyltransferase, with the protein product MKVMVGGTFDPLHDGHKQLLGRSFGIAGAGGQVTIGLTTDAFASRKVHPIRPFSTRKAELEAFIETSRFPATWHIEPLSDRYGPAIDADFDAIVVSEETLPVAVEINKLRKQKGAKKVDIHQISCVLADDGRWISSTRIFRGEIDIHGHLLNQMH
- a CDS encoding CoB--CoM heterodisulfide reductase iron-sulfur subunit A family protein encodes the protein MGNVVVIGAGITGIQAALDIAGHGIHVHLIEREPSIGGHMAQLDKTFPTNDCSMCILSPKMVDVARHPYITVHTCTEVESIGGDVGHFKVILKKHPRYIDEVACTGCGDCIEICPVEVYNRFDAGIGVRKAIYKPHPQVVPDIVIKDPEHCIECGLCYDSCGPGAVLRDDKEKTVEIEAASILITTGYTVFDAGQKSQFGHLILPDVVTSLELERMINASGPTGGKIKRLSDGRIPESMVFVQCVGSRDMTIGRPWCSCVCCMQALKNAMLIKEKNPQMDIIICYMDIRSYGKGYEEYFERAKALGIRFLRGMPSDVLADRSGMILQVEDSETGEVQVLHPDLVVLSVGIGPSDKTAGIASKLGIPVEESGFIRPINDAVDTVGTIRPGIYVAGTATAPRDIPDSVASGESAAMRAYIDAVRTRSA
- the pyrI gene encoding aspartate carbamoyltransferase regulatory subunit, whose translation is MKTSEAAENEGLLVRRIKNGTVIDHIDGGEALNVVKILGITGATQEALSIATNVPSRDMGRKDIVKLTNRELSKEEVNRIALISPHATINIIRNFKVWEKKGVEIPTLIEGIVRCPNPGCISNTHEPITSKFEVTPKGLHCKYCDWVITKDLTSHII